A DNA window from Sulfitobacter noctilucicola contains the following coding sequences:
- the metG gene encoding methionine--tRNA ligase has protein sequence MIWTRKPTAICAKQLPPICKGCLRRIDPAHQAVYVRQTRAKESTMARHLITSAIPYINGIKHLGNLVGSQLPADLYARYLRGRGHEVMFLCATDEHGTPAELAAAKAGKPVADYCAEMHDVQATIAAGFGLSFDHFGRSSSPQNRALTQHFAGVLAAEGLIEEVTEKQVYSNADGRFLPDRYIEGTCPNCGFESARGDQCDNCTKQLDPVDLINPRSTISGSTDLEMRDTKHLFLRQSQMKDRLDEWISSKTDWPVLTTSIAKKWLHDGDGLRDRGITRDLEWGVPVKRGDADWPGMEGKVFYVWFDAPIEYIACAQEWVDAGKGTDWERWWRTDKGADDVRYTQFMGKDNVPFHTLSFPATIMGSNEPWKLVDYIKSFNFLTYDGGQFSTSRGRGVFMDQALEILPSDYWRWWLLSHAPETSDAEFTWEDFQASTNKDLADVLGNFISRITKFCRSKFGEAVPEGGTFGPAEEALIADITTRVQRYQAHMDAIDVRKSAQELRAIWAAGNEYLQAEAPWTTFKTDPEKAAAQVRLALNLIPLYATLSAPFIPAASASMLEAMHVEAAGWPDDVAAVLTSLAPGHVFEVPEVLFAKITDDDVADWSVRFAGTRD, from the coding sequence GTGATCTGGACAAGAAAGCCTACAGCGATTTGCGCAAAGCAATTGCCCCCTATCTGCAAAGGGTGCCTGCGACGAATTGATCCTGCGCACCAAGCGGTCTATGTGAGGCAAACCCGCGCAAAGGAAAGCACTATGGCCCGCCATCTGATCACGTCCGCCATTCCCTATATCAATGGCATCAAACACCTAGGCAATCTTGTTGGCAGTCAGCTGCCCGCAGACCTTTATGCCCGTTACCTGCGTGGGCGCGGCCACGAGGTGATGTTCCTGTGTGCAACCGACGAACATGGCACACCGGCAGAGCTGGCAGCCGCCAAGGCAGGCAAGCCAGTCGCCGATTATTGCGCCGAGATGCATGATGTGCAGGCCACGATTGCCGCCGGATTCGGGCTGTCTTTCGATCATTTCGGGCGGTCCTCTTCGCCACAGAACCGCGCGCTGACGCAGCATTTTGCAGGTGTGCTGGCTGCCGAAGGCCTGATCGAAGAAGTCACCGAGAAACAGGTCTATTCCAACGCTGATGGTCGATTCCTGCCTGACCGCTATATCGAAGGCACCTGCCCCAATTGCGGGTTCGAAAGCGCGCGCGGCGACCAGTGTGACAACTGCACAAAACAGCTGGACCCGGTCGATCTGATCAATCCGCGCAGCACCATCTCCGGCTCTACCGACCTTGAGATGCGCGACACGAAACACCTCTTCCTAAGACAAAGCCAGATGAAGGACCGCCTTGACGAATGGATAAGCTCAAAGACTGATTGGCCGGTGCTGACCACTTCTATCGCAAAGAAATGGCTTCACGACGGTGATGGCCTGCGCGACCGTGGCATCACCCGCGATCTGGAATGGGGTGTCCCGGTCAAACGCGGTGATGCAGACTGGCCCGGGATGGAGGGCAAAGTATTCTATGTCTGGTTCGACGCTCCGATCGAATACATTGCTTGTGCACAGGAATGGGTAGACGCAGGCAAAGGCACAGACTGGGAACGCTGGTGGCGCACCGACAAGGGCGCAGATGACGTGCGCTACACGCAGTTTATGGGGAAGGACAACGTGCCCTTCCACACGCTCAGCTTTCCAGCCACCATCATGGGCTCGAACGAGCCCTGGAAACTGGTTGATTACATCAAGTCGTTCAACTTCCTGACCTATGACGGAGGCCAGTTTTCCACGTCGCGCGGACGTGGCGTATTCATGGATCAAGCGCTCGAAATTCTGCCTAGCGATTACTGGCGCTGGTGGTTGCTCAGCCATGCGCCGGAAACGTCGGATGCAGAGTTCACATGGGAGGATTTTCAGGCTTCCACAAACAAAGACCTCGCAGATGTGCTTGGAAACTTCATCAGCCGCATCACCAAGTTTTGTCGTTCCAAGTTCGGGGAAGCAGTGCCTGAAGGTGGGACTTTCGGTCCGGCAGAAGAAGCCCTGATTGCTGATATCACCACACGTGTCCAGCGGTATCAGGCGCATATGGATGCGATAGACGTGCGGAAGTCGGCGCAGGAGCTCAGAGCGATTTGGGCTGCCGGGAACGAGTACTTGCAAGCCGAAGCGCCTTGGACGACGTTCAAAACCGATCCGGAAAAGGCTGCTGCACAGGTGCGGCTGGCTTTGAACCTCATTCCGCTCTACGCGACCTTGTCTGCGCCCTTCATTCCAGCCGCGTCAGCGAGCATGTTGGAGGCGATGCACGTGGAAGCCGCTGGCTGGCCTGATGATGTTGCCGCAGTCCTGACCTCTTTGGCACCTGGACATGTCTTTGAGGTGCCAGAAGTTCTTTTTGCCAAGATTACGGACGATGACGTGGCAGATTGGTCGGTTCGTTTCGCTGGTACACGCGATTGA
- a CDS encoding lipocalin-like domain-containing protein → MNAKILAILVLLPFAVGAQGFSGLGTDADGFATPEPDAAFSFPADHGPHPDYRIEWWYLTANLEDADGTPYGLQWTLFRSALAPGEAEGWRSPQVWFAHAAVTTPEQHFVTERFARGGIGQAGVRADPFRAWIDEWALEGPDFDALSLRATSTDFGYDMALRAQGPLVFHGKDGYSVKSAQGQASYYYSQPFYKISGTLDLPQGPVEVSGTAWLDREWSSQPLSDDQTGWDWFSLSFESGAKMMGFQLRQTDGTGYSSSTWIDADGTSTAYDDGVFSAVPLSSSSVAGRDVPTQWRVRHAAQGVDVTVEALNTGAWMDLSIPYWEGPVTVTGTHKGRGYLEMTGYE, encoded by the coding sequence ATGAACGCTAAGATACTTGCGATCCTCGTTCTGTTGCCGTTCGCTGTCGGGGCGCAAGGTTTTTCGGGCCTCGGTACCGACGCGGACGGGTTTGCCACACCCGAACCTGATGCGGCATTTTCATTTCCAGCCGACCATGGGCCACATCCCGACTATCGCATCGAATGGTGGTATTTGACGGCGAACCTCGAAGATGCGGATGGCACGCCTTATGGCTTGCAATGGACGCTATTCCGCTCGGCCCTTGCACCGGGGGAAGCGGAAGGCTGGCGGTCTCCGCAGGTTTGGTTTGCCCACGCCGCAGTTACCACGCCCGAGCAGCATTTTGTCACCGAACGGTTTGCCCGCGGCGGGATCGGGCAGGCGGGGGTGCGGGCAGACCCCTTCCGCGCATGGATTGATGAATGGGCGTTGGAAGGTCCTGATTTTGACGCGCTGTCGCTAAGAGCGACCAGCACAGACTTTGGCTATGACATGGCTCTCAGAGCACAGGGCCCTTTGGTTTTTCACGGCAAAGACGGGTACTCGGTCAAGTCTGCTCAAGGGCAGGCAAGTTATTACTACTCACAACCATTCTATAAGATTTCCGGTACGTTGGACCTGCCACAAGGGCCGGTTGAGGTAAGCGGCACGGCTTGGCTCGACCGTGAATGGTCATCGCAGCCTTTGTCGGATGACCAGACCGGTTGGGACTGGTTTTCGCTGTCCTTTGAGAGTGGTGCAAAGATGATGGGATTTCAGCTGCGCCAGACGGACGGGACGGGCTATAGTTCTTCGACGTGGATTGATGCAGATGGCACCAGCACCGCTTACGATGATGGGGTTTTCAGCGCAGTTCCCTTGTCGAGCAGCTCCGTTGCGGGGCGTGATGTTCCGACGCAGTGGCGTGTGCGCCATGCGGCCCAGGGGGTTGATGTGACGGTGGAGGCGCTCAACACGGGTGCGTGGATGGACCTCAGCATTCCCTACTGGGAAGGACCGGTTACGGTGACGGGTACTCACAAAGGGCGGGGATACCTTGAGATGACCGGTTATGAATGA
- a CDS encoding MFS transporter, whose translation MRLLISFAALFLSVILLQLSSGGVGPIDVLSGSVLGFSNQEIGLLGSAHFFGFFIGCWWAPRLMGSVGHSRAFAAFTAMGAIGLMAHMLVVNPYAWAAMRIASGLCVAGCYTVIEAWLQAKVTNETRGRTMGVYRVVDMTGSLGAQMIVGILAPASYVSYNLLAIGCCAALLPLTLTTIKQPPTPSSPRLRPKLAFARSPLAAAGVVVAALSSASFRMVGPIYGQEVGLSAGQIAWFLSAFVLGGAIAQIPIGWLADKYDRRWVLIWLSVAAIISCGVTMGTSGLGTASIMLSAGLFGLTTFPIYSVAAAHAHDFASSDERVELSAALMFWFATGAIFAPYIASVLIETYGPGALFTLISVGHALLVVFGLTRMRARPARTVRTPYVYAPRTSFTIGRLLRVDRNKKNTTHKK comes from the coding sequence ATGCGTCTATTGATTTCCTTTGCCGCCCTATTTTTGTCGGTCATCCTGCTCCAACTCTCTTCAGGGGGGGTTGGGCCTATCGACGTCCTGTCAGGCAGCGTTCTGGGTTTTTCCAATCAGGAAATCGGCCTTCTCGGCTCCGCGCATTTCTTTGGCTTCTTTATCGGATGCTGGTGGGCGCCACGGCTGATGGGTTCAGTCGGGCACTCGCGGGCTTTTGCGGCGTTCACGGCCATGGGGGCCATCGGTCTGATGGCGCATATGCTGGTCGTAAACCCCTATGCATGGGCCGCAATGCGCATCGCTTCCGGTCTATGTGTTGCTGGCTGCTATACCGTGATCGAGGCCTGGCTTCAGGCGAAGGTGACAAATGAGACACGCGGGCGCACCATGGGCGTGTACCGCGTAGTCGATATGACCGGCAGTCTGGGCGCGCAGATGATCGTCGGCATTCTCGCTCCAGCTTCTTATGTTTCCTACAATCTGCTTGCGATTGGTTGCTGTGCGGCACTATTGCCGCTTACCCTGACCACGATCAAACAACCCCCGACCCCATCTTCGCCCCGCCTGCGGCCAAAGCTGGCGTTTGCGCGTTCCCCACTGGCGGCGGCGGGCGTGGTCGTTGCAGCATTGTCGAGCGCGTCCTTCCGGATGGTGGGTCCAATCTACGGTCAAGAAGTCGGACTGAGTGCCGGACAAATCGCCTGGTTCCTGTCGGCTTTTGTCTTAGGGGGGGCCATTGCGCAAATTCCGATAGGTTGGCTGGCCGACAAATATGACCGCCGTTGGGTTCTGATCTGGCTTTCCGTTGCAGCGATCATAAGCTGCGGCGTTACAATGGGCACGAGCGGGCTTGGCACCGCGAGCATTATGCTCTCTGCGGGACTGTTCGGTCTGACGACCTTTCCGATTTATTCGGTGGCCGCCGCCCACGCCCATGACTTTGCCAGCAGCGACGAACGCGTGGAGCTTTCTGCCGCGCTGATGTTCTGGTTTGCAACAGGCGCAATCTTTGCGCCCTACATCGCTTCGGTGCTGATTGAGACCTACGGGCCGGGTGCGCTGTTTACGCTGATCTCGGTTGGCCATGCGCTGCTGGTAGTCTTTGGGTTGACCCGAATGCGGGCCCGTCCCGCGCGCACTGTCCGCACGCCGTATGTCTATGCGCCACGCACCAGCTTTACCATTGGCCGCTTGCTGCGCGTTGACAGAAACAAGAAGAACACCACCCACAAAAAATAG
- a CDS encoding serine hydrolase domain-containing protein: MRSFILMLCLMLAGYAINAYQGSPVTMQIAPSGQSDADKTAQTISDLVPGSVGKSKGGTEVNVSIVAAVPQTPFEFDIAGAEQGWRSWMAHNGVTAGAMSLGRHGHILRSANLRRSPDVPYPVASLSKAITAMCLNEMLAETEYGWTSTLGDLAPVLARLNMPPQAGVQPITLAALANHTTGFTKNLKGMDTAGEGRNLYTQQNIAREALTNPAHLPKKARFSYSNVNYAILGQVIVALSGQTYEDTCKPRVMTPAGAHGAIVGGRMWATAGFGGWSVSSEDYARFVMHWYAPERDWVATPEDFAYYERRKSGLGVFQIPQRTGGHLIHHTGLWQSKKASRQHGAIFLTSDTGATFVANWQGDLDKKAYSDLRKAIAPYLQRVPATN, encoded by the coding sequence ATGCGCAGTTTTATATTGATGTTGTGCCTGATGCTGGCAGGCTATGCCATAAACGCCTATCAGGGCAGCCCGGTTACAATGCAAATCGCACCAAGTGGGCAAAGCGATGCCGATAAAACCGCGCAAACGATTAGCGATCTTGTGCCGGGGTCTGTTGGCAAATCAAAAGGTGGCACAGAAGTTAACGTCTCCATTGTAGCCGCTGTGCCTCAGACGCCCTTCGAGTTCGACATTGCCGGGGCCGAACAGGGTTGGCGCAGCTGGATGGCACATAACGGCGTGACTGCTGGAGCGATGAGCCTCGGCCGACATGGACATATCTTGCGCAGCGCAAATCTGCGCCGCAGCCCCGATGTACCCTACCCTGTCGCCAGCTTGTCCAAAGCAATCACGGCGATGTGCCTGAATGAGATGCTGGCAGAGACAGAGTATGGCTGGACCAGCACCCTTGGCGATCTTGCCCCTGTGCTCGCCCGGTTGAACATGCCGCCTCAGGCGGGCGTTCAGCCCATCACGCTGGCGGCTTTGGCCAATCACACCACAGGGTTTACCAAAAACCTGAAGGGCATGGACACCGCAGGCGAGGGACGAAACCTTTATACCCAGCAAAATATCGCCCGCGAGGCGCTGACGAACCCCGCGCATCTGCCTAAAAAGGCAAGATTTTCTTATTCCAATGTCAATTACGCCATCCTCGGTCAGGTCATCGTCGCCCTGTCCGGCCAGACGTATGAGGACACCTGCAAGCCCCGCGTGATGACTCCGGCAGGAGCGCATGGTGCCATTGTTGGCGGGCGCATGTGGGCCACCGCCGGGTTTGGCGGATGGTCGGTTTCCTCCGAAGATTACGCCCGTTTTGTGATGCATTGGTACGCCCCAGAACGCGATTGGGTCGCCACCCCAGAGGATTTCGCCTATTACGAGCGGCGCAAGTCCGGACTTGGCGTTTTTCAAATCCCGCAGCGGACCGGCGGCCACCTCATCCACCACACCGGGCTTTGGCAAAGCAAGAAAGCCAGCCGCCAGCATGGCGCGATCTTTCTCACCAGCGACACCGGCGCGACATTTGTTGCGAATTGGCAGGGTGATCTGGACAAGAAAGCCTACAGCGATTTGCGCAAAGCAATTGCCCCCTATCTGCAAAGGGTGCCTGCGACGAATTGA
- the katG gene encoding catalase/peroxidase HPI codes for MDGNDYEGGGKCPVMHGSTKHVTHDARTNKDWWPNSLNLKILHQNTPLGDPMGEDFDYAKAFKELDLDAVKKDLAALMTDSQPWWPADYGHYGPFFVRMAWHAAGTYRTGDGRGGAGSGSQRFAPLNSWPDNGNLDKARRLLWPIKQKYGRNLSWADLFVLTGNVAMETMGFKTFGYAGGRKDIWEPEEDVYWGTEEEWLATSDKPNSRYSGERELENPLAAVQMGLIYVNPEGPDGNPDPQASAFDIRDTFARMAMNDEETVALVAGGHTFGKAHGAGDPTLVGAEPEGASIEEMGLGWTNTFETGLGVHTTTSGIEGAWTPTPIQWDMSYFDTLLGNEWELTKSPAGANQWKPKGDAMANTVPDAETGEPKYQPMMTTADMAMRTDPEYLRISKDFHANPDKFADAYARAWFKLTHRDMGPKPRYLGKEVPAEDLIWQDPIPVCDHPVIDDQDAATLKEKILATGLSAPELVSVAWASASTYRGSDHRGGANGARIRLAPQKDWEVNEPAKLAKVLEALEGVQADFNASASGGKKVSLADLIVLGGNAGVEEAAKAGGHEVTVPFMPGRMDATEEQTDAESFEPLEPKADGFRNYLAVDFAVPTEKLLVDRAQLLTLTAPEMTVLVGGLRVIGANYAGRKHGVFTDRPGALSNDFFVNILDMTCTWKAMDDTQEVFEATDRQSGAAVRTATRADLIFGSNSQLRALSEAYGADDAKDTFVTDFVKAWTKVMNADRFDVAA; via the coding sequence ATGGACGGCAACGATTATGAAGGTGGCGGCAAATGCCCAGTGATGCACGGCAGCACCAAGCACGTCACCCACGATGCTCGCACCAACAAAGATTGGTGGCCAAACTCGCTTAACCTCAAGATTTTGCACCAGAATACGCCACTTGGCGATCCAATGGGCGAAGACTTTGATTATGCGAAAGCGTTCAAAGAGCTTGATCTGGATGCGGTGAAAAAAGACCTCGCAGCGCTGATGACAGATTCGCAACCATGGTGGCCTGCGGATTACGGGCACTACGGTCCGTTCTTCGTGCGTATGGCATGGCATGCGGCGGGCACATACCGGACCGGCGATGGCCGTGGCGGTGCCGGATCAGGCAGCCAGCGCTTCGCGCCACTGAATTCATGGCCGGATAACGGCAACCTGGACAAGGCGCGCCGCCTGCTTTGGCCCATCAAGCAAAAATATGGTCGCAACCTGTCGTGGGCGGACCTGTTTGTTCTTACTGGCAATGTCGCGATGGAAACTATGGGTTTCAAAACCTTCGGATATGCCGGCGGTCGCAAGGATATCTGGGAGCCGGAAGAAGACGTCTACTGGGGTACCGAAGAAGAGTGGCTCGCCACCTCCGACAAACCGAACAGCCGCTACTCGGGCGAGCGCGAGCTTGAGAACCCGCTGGCCGCTGTGCAGATGGGTCTTATTTATGTGAACCCCGAAGGGCCTGACGGAAACCCTGATCCGCAAGCCTCCGCATTTGACATCCGCGACACCTTTGCGCGTATGGCAATGAACGACGAAGAAACTGTCGCGCTGGTTGCAGGTGGGCACACCTTCGGCAAAGCGCATGGTGCGGGCGACCCGACGCTTGTCGGCGCAGAGCCTGAGGGTGCCTCCATTGAGGAGATGGGTTTGGGTTGGACCAACACGTTCGAGACCGGTCTGGGTGTCCACACGACAACATCCGGTATTGAGGGCGCTTGGACACCAACACCAATCCAGTGGGATATGTCCTATTTCGATACGCTTCTTGGTAACGAATGGGAGCTGACCAAAAGTCCGGCAGGCGCAAACCAGTGGAAGCCGAAGGGCGACGCCATGGCCAACACCGTGCCAGACGCAGAGACCGGGGAGCCGAAGTATCAGCCGATGATGACGACGGCTGACATGGCGATGCGCACCGATCCTGAGTATTTGCGTATTTCCAAGGATTTCCACGCCAACCCGGACAAGTTTGCCGACGCCTATGCCCGCGCATGGTTCAAGCTGACGCACCGCGATATGGGGCCCAAGCCGCGTTATCTGGGCAAGGAAGTTCCTGCCGAAGACCTGATCTGGCAGGATCCGATCCCTGTCTGCGATCACCCTGTGATTGACGATCAGGATGCCGCGACCCTCAAGGAAAAGATCCTTGCGACAGGTCTCAGTGCACCCGAACTCGTCTCGGTCGCTTGGGCATCTGCGTCGACCTATCGTGGGTCCGATCACCGTGGTGGCGCAAACGGTGCACGTATCCGTCTGGCTCCGCAGAAGGACTGGGAAGTGAACGAGCCTGCCAAATTGGCCAAGGTGCTTGAAGCGCTGGAAGGTGTGCAGGCAGACTTCAACGCGTCAGCGTCCGGTGGCAAAAAAGTCTCGCTAGCGGATCTGATCGTTCTGGGGGGTAACGCCGGTGTCGAAGAAGCGGCGAAAGCTGGCGGTCATGAGGTGACTGTTCCGTTTATGCCCGGTCGCATGGATGCCACAGAAGAGCAGACGGACGCCGAAAGCTTTGAGCCACTTGAGCCGAAAGCAGACGGTTTCCGCAACTATCTGGCGGTAGACTTTGCCGTACCAACTGAGAAACTGCTTGTTGATCGTGCGCAACTTCTGACGCTGACGGCACCCGAGATGACAGTGCTGGTTGGTGGTCTGCGTGTGATTGGTGCGAACTATGCCGGTCGCAAGCATGGTGTGTTCACCGATCGTCCGGGCGCATTGTCAAACGACTTTTTCGTCAACATCCTCGACATGACATGCACATGGAAGGCGATGGACGACACTCAGGAAGTGTTTGAAGCGACCGACCGTCAGTCAGGCGCTGCAGTGCGTACGGCAACCCGCGCCGACCTGATCTTTGGATCCAATTCGCAACTACGGGCGCTGTCCGAAGCTTACGGTGCAGACGATGCAAAAGACACCTTTGTCACCGACTTCGTCAAGGCATGGACCAAAGTGATGAATGCGGACCGGTTTGACGTAGCAGCCTAA
- a CDS encoding hydrogen peroxide-inducible genes activator, with translation MANFTLRQLRYFEALAMHRHFGRAAEFSAVSQPALSVQIKELEQALGKQLFERTARQVRLTPFGEDFALRVREILSRVDALDDFARAAQGELSGRFRLGVIPTIAPYLLPSLIRRLADSHPALDLHVRETLTPRLMQELLQGQIDTAIVALPVSEPALTEIPLFDEKFLLVRPDTDRDAPMPRGEDLREMRLLLLEEGHCFREQALNFCNAPTAVTRDGLDGSSLSTLVQMVGAGIGVTLIPEMAVGVETRSAGVACTPFKGPQPGRTVGMVWRRSNPLAEAFSEIAEAVRAAGKPET, from the coding sequence ATGGCAAATTTCACTCTTCGGCAGTTGCGGTATTTTGAGGCTTTGGCGATGCACCGGCACTTCGGTCGCGCGGCGGAGTTCAGTGCAGTGTCCCAACCCGCTTTGTCCGTGCAGATCAAAGAGTTGGAGCAGGCGCTGGGCAAGCAGCTGTTTGAACGCACAGCTCGGCAGGTGCGGCTGACCCCATTCGGTGAGGACTTTGCATTGCGTGTGCGCGAAATCCTTTCACGGGTCGATGCGCTTGATGATTTTGCGAGAGCAGCGCAAGGGGAGCTGTCAGGTCGCTTCCGTCTTGGCGTGATCCCCACAATCGCTCCGTACCTACTGCCATCATTGATCCGCCGCTTGGCTGACAGTCATCCCGCGCTTGATCTGCACGTGCGCGAGACCCTGACACCACGGCTGATGCAGGAGCTTTTGCAAGGCCAGATTGATACGGCCATTGTGGCCTTGCCCGTTTCAGAACCGGCTTTGACCGAGATACCTTTGTTCGATGAAAAGTTCCTATTGGTGAGGCCGGATACCGACCGCGATGCGCCAATGCCACGCGGCGAAGACCTCCGCGAGATGAGGTTGTTGCTCTTGGAGGAGGGGCACTGTTTTCGTGAACAGGCGCTGAATTTCTGCAATGCTCCAACGGCGGTTACGCGCGACGGGCTGGATGGCAGCTCGCTGTCTACATTGGTCCAGATGGTCGGAGCGGGAATTGGCGTAACCCTCATCCCCGAGATGGCGGTCGGGGTTGAGACACGTTCTGCAGGCGTGGCGTGTACTCCGTTCAAGGGACCGCAGCCCGGTCGTACTGTCGGAATGGTCTGGCGGCGCTCGAACCCCTTGGCAGAGGCATTTTCGGAGATTGCAGAAGCAGTGCGGGCCGCAGGAAAGCCGGAAACGTAG
- a CDS encoding methyl-accepting chemotaxis protein — protein sequence MSSEPRSPDHVNPLRSLLAKCTMMVAVCVLLVVAVILFVEFQQNLKKAEDVIEMRGSEVTQLLAGQMGGSIKFSNKEAIELIISDAMKVGGEELVTATVFDAQGSVIYSTQPDVSGEVQSLAKRSIQEVGGFTGSDGLSFAVASRFGANNEVVGAVSTVWTLEPSVASILQNQGAAMLLGFAVFAVAIIGAGISLRAQMSQPLIKLQTAMQNVAHEDYETDVPFTKRRDEIGQMARILDAFRLALSEANASRAAALFAGAGFEGSSAAMMVVDKDARVVFANPACEEIIRALSPEIRTFWPSADEETLVGADLSSAEKLQPLLKAAIDNPSKNLSDGMTKVRIGEKVVAINVDAALDRDGQLLGCVIEWTDRTEAEKHAALIQAIDVGQAIVEFSLEGKIIAANQNFLGMIGGTFEDTIKCSITSMFAHNLDGDTDGRAFARAAFAGEVPAGQFKAFSVHADKTFILDGNFGVVHDTNGEPESAIFIGNDVTKRSEMAELAEAERTSVQREQNKVVEILTVALKKLSDGDLESDIRHDVPESYVKLRDDFNGTVASLRETISKVIHNSDSIRNETSEITSAADDLSRRTEKQAATLEETAAALDELTVSVRSAAEGADEASRTSADAQSNAEQGGEVARKAVVAMDGIKTSSQEISKITSVIDDIAFQTNLLALNAGVEAARAGEAGRGFAVVATEVRGLAQRSSDAAREINALITSSGEQVQQGVDLVGKTGTALASIVTSISEISKRVANIASSSREQAVGLAEINTAMNELDHVTQQNAAMFEETTAASHALTSEADALVSAVAGFKIGEGKRQVHKPVKPAAVPASAPRTSHVVQGNTALAPVHDADGWEEF from the coding sequence ATGTCGTCTGAGCCCCGGTCCCCGGATCATGTCAATCCGCTGCGAAGCTTGCTTGCCAAATGTACAATGATGGTGGCCGTCTGCGTGCTTTTGGTCGTGGCAGTTATTCTTTTCGTTGAGTTTCAGCAGAATCTGAAAAAAGCCGAAGATGTCATTGAAATGCGCGGATCTGAAGTGACGCAGCTTCTGGCCGGGCAGATGGGTGGGTCGATCAAGTTCTCCAATAAAGAGGCAATCGAACTGATCATCTCGGACGCGATGAAGGTCGGTGGCGAGGAACTGGTCACAGCAACCGTTTTCGATGCGCAAGGAAGTGTGATTTACTCTACCCAGCCTGATGTCTCAGGTGAGGTTCAATCGCTGGCAAAGCGGAGCATTCAGGAAGTCGGTGGTTTTACGGGAAGTGACGGGCTTTCCTTTGCGGTGGCAAGCCGCTTTGGTGCGAACAATGAGGTAGTCGGTGCGGTATCGACCGTTTGGACACTTGAGCCGAGTGTCGCGAGTATTCTGCAAAACCAGGGGGCTGCGATGCTACTAGGCTTTGCTGTATTTGCAGTTGCGATTATCGGTGCGGGAATTTCGCTTCGCGCCCAGATGTCACAGCCGCTGATCAAACTGCAGACCGCAATGCAAAATGTCGCCCATGAAGACTACGAGACCGACGTGCCTTTTACCAAACGGCGCGATGAAATTGGTCAAATGGCACGCATTCTGGATGCATTCCGGCTTGCGCTTTCAGAGGCCAATGCATCGCGTGCTGCTGCCCTCTTTGCAGGGGCCGGATTCGAAGGGTCTTCGGCTGCGATGATGGTCGTCGATAAGGATGCGCGGGTCGTGTTTGCAAACCCCGCCTGCGAGGAAATTATTCGCGCTCTATCCCCAGAAATCAGAACATTCTGGCCCTCCGCAGATGAAGAGACATTGGTTGGCGCTGATCTAAGCTCGGCTGAAAAACTGCAACCGCTGTTGAAAGCTGCGATTGATAATCCTTCCAAGAATCTCTCGGATGGCATGACCAAAGTTCGCATCGGCGAAAAAGTTGTTGCGATCAATGTCGACGCTGCTCTTGATCGTGATGGGCAGCTTCTGGGTTGTGTTATCGAATGGACCGATCGCACCGAAGCTGAAAAACATGCCGCTTTGATACAGGCGATTGATGTCGGGCAGGCGATTGTTGAGTTCTCTTTAGAGGGGAAAATCATCGCGGCAAATCAGAACTTCCTCGGCATGATCGGTGGCACTTTTGAAGACACTATCAAGTGTTCGATTACCAGCATGTTCGCACATAACCTTGACGGGGATACTGACGGAAGAGCCTTCGCGCGAGCGGCCTTTGCTGGTGAGGTGCCTGCGGGCCAATTCAAAGCGTTCAGTGTTCACGCGGACAAAACCTTTATCCTTGATGGTAACTTCGGGGTGGTCCACGACACAAACGGTGAACCTGAATCCGCGATCTTTATAGGCAACGATGTGACGAAGCGCTCCGAGATGGCAGAGCTTGCCGAGGCGGAGCGAACCAGTGTCCAAAGGGAACAAAACAAAGTTGTCGAGATCCTGACCGTCGCGTTGAAAAAGCTGTCAGACGGCGATCTGGAATCCGACATCAGACATGATGTGCCTGAATCTTATGTCAAGCTGCGCGACGACTTTAACGGAACAGTCGCATCCTTGCGCGAAACGATTTCGAAGGTCATTCACAATTCAGATTCCATCCGAAATGAAACATCCGAAATTACATCTGCCGCTGATGATCTATCCCGCCGGACAGAGAAGCAGGCGGCCACGCTGGAAGAAACCGCTGCCGCATTGGACGAGTTGACGGTATCCGTACGATCCGCTGCCGAAGGCGCTGACGAAGCCAGCCGAACATCAGCGGACGCGCAAAGTAACGCGGAGCAGGGTGGTGAGGTGGCCCGCAAAGCAGTTGTCGCGATGGACGGGATCAAGACATCGTCACAGGAGATCTCGAAAATCACCAGCGTGATTGACGACATTGCCTTCCAAACCAACCTGCTGGCACTCAACGCGGGCGTCGAGGCGGCCCGCGCCGGAGAGGCTGGGCGCGGGTTTGCTGTAGTGGCAACCGAAGTGCGTGGTTTGGCCCAGCGTTCGTCAGACGCTGCACGGGAAATCAATGCGCTTATTACATCGAGTGGCGAACAAGTGCAGCAGGGCGTTGATCTGGTCGGCAAAACCGGCACCGCGTTGGCGTCAATCGTAACGTCCATATCTGAAATCTCCAAACGCGTGGCCAATATCGCTTCGTCCTCACGTGAGCAGGCGGTAGGTCTAGCGGAGATCAATACGGCGATGAATGAACTGGATCATGTAACCCAACAGAACGCAGCGATGTTTGAGGAAACGACTGCAGCCAGCCATGCACTTACGTCAGAGGCGGACGCGCTGGTGTCTGCAGTCGCAGGCTTCAAGATCGGGGAGGGTAAACGCCAAGTGCATAAACCGGTAAAGCCAGCGGCCGTTCCGGCATCGGCTCCGCGGACAAGCCACGTTGTGCAGGGCAATACAGCGCTCGCACCGGTCCACGACGCGGATGGCTGGGAGGAATTCTAA